The Edaphobacter sp. 12200R-103 genome contains a region encoding:
- the pstB gene encoding phosphate ABC transporter ATP-binding protein PstB: MGVGILVENLNAWYGSTHTLQDINLHIPANHATALIGPSGCGKSTFVRCLNRMHETNPIARATGTVKMGDVDVYRDASPVEIRRRVGMVFQRPNPFPTMSIYDNVISGLKLNGFRNRRVLDETVERSLRQAALWEEVKDDLKKKSGASLSGGQQQRMCIARALAVDPEVLLMDEPASALDPVSTSKIEDLIFQLKTQYTIVIVTHNMQQAARVAENTGFFLNGKLVEFDSTHKIFTNPRDKRTEDYITGRFG, from the coding sequence GTGGGAGTCGGAATTCTAGTTGAAAACCTGAACGCCTGGTATGGATCGACCCATACGCTGCAGGATATTAACCTGCACATTCCGGCCAATCACGCTACTGCTCTCATCGGTCCTTCCGGCTGCGGTAAATCGACCTTCGTTCGCTGCCTGAACCGCATGCACGAGACCAATCCCATTGCGCGTGCAACAGGAACGGTGAAGATGGGCGATGTGGATGTCTATCGAGACGCCTCTCCTGTGGAGATTCGCCGCCGCGTGGGCATGGTCTTCCAGAGGCCGAATCCGTTCCCCACGATGTCGATCTACGACAACGTGATCAGTGGCCTCAAGCTCAATGGCTTTCGCAACCGCCGCGTACTTGACGAGACGGTTGAGCGCTCGCTGCGACAAGCTGCGCTGTGGGAAGAGGTGAAGGACGATTTGAAAAAGAAGTCAGGAGCATCGCTCTCTGGAGGTCAGCAGCAGCGTATGTGTATCGCGCGCGCATTGGCTGTCGACCCGGAGGTACTTCTGATGGATGAGCCGGCTTCGGCCCTGGATCCGGTCTCCACGTCCAAGATTGAGGATTTAATCTTCCAGTTGAAGACCCAGTACACGATCGTGATTGTCACTCACAACATGCAGCAGGCTGCTCGTGTGGCGGAGAATACAGGCTTCTTTCTGAACGGCAAGCTGGTGGAGTTTGATTCGACCCACAAGATCTTCACGAATCCCCGCGACAAGCGTACAGAGGACTACATCACAGGGAGGTTTGGCTGA
- the pstA gene encoding phosphate ABC transporter permease PstA, producing MSTRSVPTGPLSEPLKPSRVNVVRRQAADYIVSALAILATLLVLAPLAAILFYLVYKGASSLNIAFFTRIPAPVGEEGGGMANAIFGSGVILGLASLMGIPIGIASGVYLSEFGQGRALGNAIRFTADVLNGVPSIVMGIAIYSLVVKPQHHYSALAGGIALAIMMIPTVTRTTEEMLATVPHAIREAALGLGVPKWRTAISVSLRTASPGIITGCMLAFARVAGETAPLLFTAFGNQFWSFKLNEPIAALPLQIFVYAISPYDEWHRLAWAGALVLIVLIMVSVTLVRVVTSRGMLKGGS from the coding sequence ATGAGCACACGATCTGTACCAACAGGCCCTCTGTCTGAACCGTTGAAGCCATCACGGGTTAATGTGGTCAGACGGCAGGCCGCCGATTACATTGTTAGCGCCCTGGCAATTCTCGCAACGTTGCTGGTACTTGCCCCACTGGCGGCCATCCTTTTTTATCTGGTGTACAAAGGAGCTTCATCGCTCAATATTGCATTTTTTACGCGTATTCCCGCTCCTGTCGGCGAAGAAGGCGGCGGTATGGCGAACGCGATTTTCGGGTCAGGAGTTATTCTCGGCCTGGCGAGTCTGATGGGGATTCCGATTGGAATTGCTTCGGGCGTATATCTCTCCGAGTTTGGCCAGGGTAGGGCGCTGGGGAATGCCATCCGCTTTACAGCCGATGTTCTCAACGGCGTTCCGTCGATCGTGATGGGCATTGCCATTTACTCGCTGGTGGTGAAGCCGCAGCATCACTACTCAGCGTTGGCCGGCGGAATCGCGCTTGCCATCATGATGATTCCGACGGTGACGCGCACAACTGAAGAGATGCTGGCTACGGTTCCGCACGCGATTCGCGAGGCGGCCCTCGGGCTTGGAGTGCCGAAGTGGCGGACAGCGATCTCCGTAAGCCTGCGCACGGCTTCCCCCGGCATCATTACCGGCTGCATGCTGGCGTTTGCACGCGTGGCCGGAGAGACGGCGCCTCTGTTGTTCACGGCATTTGGAAATCAGTTCTGGAGCTTCAAGCTGAATGAGCCGATTGCGGCTCTGCCACTGCAGATTTTTGTCTACGCGATATCGCCTTACGACGAGTGGCACAGGCTGGCATGGGCGGGGGCCCTGGTGCTGATTGTTCTAATCATGGTCTCGGTGACGCTGGTCCGCGTGGTTACAAGCCGCGGCATGCTCAAGGGAGGAAGTTAG
- a CDS encoding PD-(D/E)XK nuclease family protein, giving the protein MRTTAPLEELPSSIADALDRGLAVITANQRTARTLRNAFDRRNRETGLDSWQTAAILPWETWVTRLWNQLLVRGKVSELLLNSAQEHALWLGIITADSNLPPSLRSFDSLAEMAAAAWRLLGQHDALDRLRQNWGTPETKAFQRWAREFERQCQANRYLSRAVLENNLRGTIEEKLLPAASIALAGFDEMLPAQNELIAAISAAGGAVEILDLSIEPGQRLLVETSDEAEEIAAAARWIRNLLIQNPQARVGVIAASLQDRRDEIDRRFREILAPELEDIQNANRLAPYEFSVGVPLAQTAMVRTALDLLSWCISPLPSERVSALLVSPLFAMSEAEQSNRAAFDASELRRAKLLRPQVSLPWLADLLARSPYRLKLQTLNRAIVSMRHSSLPSTEELRSYAAWADFVRTWLQTAGWGRSAGEDSVEYQTRRKWESTLDVLATLDIYGRQVNFLQMLAALDRLLQQTIFAPESHQAPVQVVGPLEAAGSTFDALWFMGAGDLNWPIKSAVNPLLPWPLQRELGLPGANPTAEDARARKITARLAASAQQVIFSYPKAMADGTQRPSPLLRSLHLQKIELASLAPPDIEAEPVALEEFSDRLPIAPLPELASSGGVEIVKLQAACAFRAFAEKRLGSSELRKIELGLDARELGSVLHHILEHFWKQVGSQAALKLMSKEEREASLSLSIGYGLQKAAKARTSWERAYIDLQRKRLMKLLDQWLELEMRRAPFVVRESEATMRDVQVGPLRLNLRVDRVDVTDEGEVILDYKTGGAKAAHWEGKRPDEPQLPLYAVVTRAAQPDTPLVDIAFAQIRAGNEMAFESFAQKITAKKPVQKKRELSFEEQLDEWQRVLEDLAHAFYSGNTEVDPKNYPETCKHCTQRILCRLNPAAFDEDLDEETPAGSGNG; this is encoded by the coding sequence ATGCGTACCACCGCCCCTCTAGAGGAGCTTCCTTCGTCCATCGCCGATGCACTCGATCGCGGCCTCGCGGTGATCACTGCAAATCAGCGTACCGCCCGCACCTTAAGGAACGCATTCGACAGGCGAAACCGGGAGACTGGACTTGACAGCTGGCAGACGGCGGCGATTCTTCCGTGGGAGACATGGGTTACCCGGCTGTGGAATCAACTGCTGGTTCGAGGCAAGGTCTCCGAGCTTCTACTCAATTCGGCGCAGGAGCACGCACTGTGGTTGGGGATCATCACTGCGGATTCCAATCTTCCCCCGAGCCTGCGCTCGTTCGATTCACTGGCGGAGATGGCCGCAGCTGCATGGCGGCTTCTGGGGCAACACGATGCCCTTGACCGTCTGCGTCAGAACTGGGGCACACCTGAGACAAAGGCCTTTCAGCGTTGGGCACGAGAGTTTGAACGGCAATGCCAGGCGAATCGCTATCTTTCACGCGCTGTGCTCGAGAACAATCTTCGAGGCACAATCGAAGAAAAACTTCTGCCCGCTGCATCCATCGCTCTTGCCGGCTTCGATGAGATGCTCCCTGCGCAAAACGAACTGATCGCCGCAATCTCCGCCGCGGGAGGCGCCGTTGAGATCCTGGATCTCTCCATCGAACCCGGCCAGAGGCTCCTTGTCGAGACTTCGGATGAAGCGGAGGAGATCGCAGCTGCTGCGCGATGGATACGAAATCTCCTTATACAAAATCCGCAAGCCCGAGTTGGCGTAATCGCAGCTTCCCTCCAGGATCGTCGCGATGAGATCGACCGACGCTTCCGCGAAATTCTCGCGCCGGAGCTTGAGGACATCCAGAACGCAAACCGGCTAGCGCCCTATGAGTTTTCCGTGGGAGTTCCCCTTGCCCAAACCGCCATGGTGCGAACAGCGCTGGATCTGCTGTCCTGGTGCATCTCGCCCCTTCCATCGGAGCGGGTAAGCGCTCTGCTTGTCTCGCCACTGTTTGCCATGAGCGAGGCGGAGCAAAGCAACCGTGCAGCATTCGATGCCTCTGAGTTGCGCAGGGCGAAGCTTCTTCGTCCGCAGGTATCTCTGCCATGGCTCGCTGATCTTCTTGCAAGATCGCCGTACCGATTAAAGCTGCAGACGCTGAACCGTGCGATCGTATCGATGCGACATTCTTCTCTGCCCTCGACAGAGGAACTGCGAAGCTATGCCGCATGGGCTGACTTCGTGCGTACCTGGCTGCAGACTGCAGGGTGGGGCCGCAGCGCGGGAGAAGACAGCGTCGAATACCAGACGCGGCGAAAGTGGGAGAGCACACTCGACGTGCTCGCGACGCTTGATATTTATGGCAGGCAGGTCAATTTTCTGCAGATGCTCGCCGCGTTGGACCGCCTGCTCCAGCAGACGATCTTCGCTCCGGAATCGCATCAGGCGCCTGTCCAGGTGGTGGGTCCGCTCGAGGCTGCGGGCAGTACATTCGACGCGCTCTGGTTCATGGGTGCCGGAGACCTGAATTGGCCCATCAAAAGTGCCGTTAACCCATTACTCCCATGGCCACTTCAACGGGAGCTGGGACTGCCTGGAGCGAATCCCACAGCGGAAGATGCCCGCGCACGGAAGATAACGGCTCGCCTCGCTGCAAGCGCGCAGCAGGTCATCTTCAGCTATCCGAAAGCCATGGCCGACGGAACTCAGAGGCCATCGCCTCTTCTTCGTTCTCTCCATCTTCAGAAAATAGAGCTTGCATCTCTGGCGCCCCCGGATATTGAAGCAGAACCCGTCGCTCTTGAAGAATTCTCCGATCGACTTCCCATCGCTCCATTACCTGAACTCGCCTCTTCAGGAGGAGTTGAGATCGTCAAGCTCCAGGCCGCGTGCGCTTTTCGTGCCTTTGCAGAGAAACGGCTGGGATCCTCTGAGCTTCGTAAGATTGAACTTGGGTTGGACGCAAGAGAGCTCGGCAGCGTTCTTCATCACATCCTTGAACACTTCTGGAAGCAGGTCGGCTCGCAGGCAGCTCTCAAATTAATGTCGAAGGAGGAACGTGAGGCGTCCCTTAGCCTCTCCATCGGCTACGGGCTGCAGAAAGCTGCTAAAGCACGCACTTCCTGGGAACGGGCATATATCGATCTGCAGCGAAAACGCCTGATGAAGTTGCTTGATCAGTGGCTGGAACTGGAGATGCGCCGAGCCCCTTTCGTCGTAAGAGAGAGTGAAGCGACGATGCGAGATGTTCAGGTCGGACCGCTTCGGCTGAACCTGCGGGTAGACCGTGTGGATGTTACAGACGAGGGAGAAGTCATCCTCGACTATAAAACTGGCGGAGCGAAGGCCGCGCACTGGGAGGGCAAGCGTCCCGATGAGCCTCAGCTTCCGCTCTATGCCGTCGTTACCAGGGCAGCGCAGCCTGACACTCCCTTGGTCGATATAGCATTCGCGCAGATACGCGCAGGCAACGAGATGGCCTTCGAGAGCTTCGCTCAGAAGATTACGGCCAAGAAGCCCGTGCAGAAGAAGCGGGAGTTGTCCTTCGAAGAGCAGCTGGACGAATGGCAACGGGTACTTGAAGACCTGGCACATGCCTTTTATAGCGGCAACACAGAGGTCGATCCGAAGAATTATCCGGAGACCTGCAAGCACTGTACGCAACGAATTTTGTGCCGGTTGAATCCGGCAGCTTTTGATGAGGACCTTGATGAAGAAACGCCAGCCGGCTCTGGAAATGGGTGA
- the phoU gene encoding phosphate signaling complex protein PhoU — protein MRVKFHQSLDELKEKLLMMAGMAEQAIQRSIEAYRTRDLSICELVLRSEPAINRLEREIDQMALDLLAMEQPMAIDLRFILSVIRINADLERVGDQAVNIALRVREMGAFANIDLPVDIPKLAELASAMVRKALQAFIEGDAEMAESVFHMDDQVDKMNDAAYYALSSLIKEQPELTPQSLNALIIARNLERVGDHATNIAEDVIFWVRGADVRHVGAVQP, from the coding sequence ATGCGCGTCAAGTTCCATCAGAGCCTCGACGAGTTGAAAGAGAAGCTTCTGATGATGGCAGGGATGGCGGAACAGGCGATCCAGCGATCGATCGAGGCTTATCGTACGCGAGACCTGAGCATCTGCGAACTGGTGCTGCGGTCCGAACCGGCGATCAATCGTCTTGAGCGGGAGATTGACCAGATGGCGCTTGATCTTCTGGCCATGGAGCAGCCCATGGCCATCGATCTGCGGTTTATCCTCTCGGTCATTCGCATCAATGCGGACCTGGAGCGAGTAGGCGATCAAGCCGTGAACATCGCCCTGCGTGTGCGGGAGATGGGAGCTTTCGCAAACATCGATCTTCCCGTCGATATTCCGAAGCTGGCGGAATTGGCTTCGGCAATGGTGCGTAAGGCTCTGCAAGCCTTTATTGAAGGCGATGCCGAGATGGCTGAGTCCGTGTTCCACATGGACGACCAGGTCGATAAGATGAACGATGCTGCCTACTATGCCCTGAGCAGTCTGATTAAGGAGCAGCCGGAGCTTACGCCGCAATCGCTGAATGCGCTGATCATTGCGCGCAATCTGGAACGGGTGGGAGATCACGCCACCAATATCGCCGAGGACGTGATCTTCTGGGTGCGAGGCGCGGACGTTCGCCATGTAGGGGCGGTTCAACCCTAA
- the pstC gene encoding phosphate ABC transporter permease subunit PstC: protein MNIPKEHDAPLPAEGLSAPAGAAEERFSSSVQAPSVIRSFLNSRGSGRVADASFGTLMLICACTIFVIVLFILWILVQNSHLSLSAFGWKFFIREAWDPVSGDFGALPFIYGTLMTSFLALLMAVPLALGVAIFLTELCPRPLRAPISFLTELLAAIPSVVYGLWAVFVLVPLMRDTLGPFLVNTFGWTGLFDGPNFGVGMLTASIILAIMILPIISSLTRDIMGAVPNSQREAVLALGATRWEMIRIAVLRNSRIGIVGAVMLGLGRALGETMAVTMVIGNHPDISKSLFAPGITLASVIANEFSEATGNLYYSALIEIGLALFLVTIVVNAIARLMVWAVTRGAPSRVS, encoded by the coding sequence ATGAATATTCCTAAAGAACACGATGCGCCGTTGCCAGCCGAAGGTTTATCTGCCCCGGCAGGAGCCGCGGAAGAGAGATTCTCTTCGTCGGTGCAGGCTCCATCCGTCATTCGAAGTTTTCTGAATTCCAGGGGAAGCGGACGTGTTGCCGATGCCAGTTTCGGCACACTGATGCTGATCTGCGCCTGCACGATCTTTGTGATCGTGCTGTTCATCTTGTGGATACTGGTTCAAAACTCACATTTGAGTCTTTCGGCATTTGGCTGGAAGTTCTTCATCCGCGAAGCCTGGGATCCTGTATCCGGGGACTTCGGTGCCCTTCCGTTCATCTACGGCACTCTGATGACTTCTTTCCTTGCGCTGTTGATGGCGGTTCCCCTGGCGCTCGGTGTAGCAATCTTTCTGACAGAGCTTTGTCCGCGGCCTTTACGTGCTCCGATTTCGTTTCTGACGGAGTTGCTGGCTGCTATCCCCAGTGTGGTCTATGGCCTTTGGGCTGTATTTGTGCTGGTGCCGCTGATGCGGGATACTCTTGGCCCGTTTCTGGTGAATACGTTCGGCTGGACGGGATTGTTTGACGGACCGAACTTTGGCGTTGGTATGCTGACTGCCAGCATCATCCTTGCCATCATGATCCTGCCAATTATCTCGTCGCTGACGCGAGACATTATGGGTGCGGTGCCGAACAGCCAGCGCGAGGCTGTACTCGCCCTTGGTGCTACCCGCTGGGAGATGATCCGCATCGCCGTTCTAAGAAACTCGAGGATCGGTATTGTGGGTGCCGTGATGCTTGGGTTGGGACGAGCGCTCGGGGAGACAATGGCCGTAACGATGGTGATCGGGAATCATCCTGACATCAGCAAGAGTCTGTTTGCTCCCGGAATTACGCTGGCCAGCGTCATCGCTAATGAGTTCTCTGAAGCGACTGGCAATCTTTATTACAGTGCGCTGATTGAGATCGGCCTTGCGCTGTTCCTCGTCACGATTGTGGTGAATGCCATCGCGCGTCTGATGGTGTGGGCTGTCACACGCGGCGCACCTTCGAGGGTCTCCTGA
- a CDS encoding exodeoxyribonuclease V subunit beta: protein MKKRQPALEMGDLFAFPSESVETETASAHPPDHLERGQALDVTRSWIVEAPAGSGKTGLLIQRYLKLLALPSVEQPEQVLAITFTVKAAGEIRDRVLEQLQQAKEPTAGLQEFERHSRELALAVLDRDRMFGWDLLDHPRRFNIRTIDSICSEISRSLPVLSGSASLTPVEDASALYRKAAERTLLQLGGEDDALNDALRTVLLHRDGNLSQVRNLLAEMLSLRDQWGRLVPLGKEMLEEDYLDREVLPQIERTLVHVICQELSRIARLFPAPLLHEISTLAAEMGNRDGYKGEKSPIAICARLHHAPGETAEDLAHWRALAHLLVTSSGWRSSTSRQHVKFDIEKDHGKQLKGILEQLAPHQELCDALKKLSTLPPPQYPQSQWRMAKALFRILYRALAELQIVFAEQEECDFIEPSLVARSALRNEGVGLDASMGTQLQHLLVDEMQDTSTSQYDLIQLLTQGWDGHSQTIFLVGDPKQSIYLFRQARVERFIQTMQQQQLGGISLGRLYLTANFRSQELLVHSFNEDFSRLFPKDVSEDRPDEVPYVAAHPVRGRSSESQKVVWHTQSLPSDLKKEDRKIARRRQAQREALQVRAIIDQWHARASAEGREPEKIAVLVRNRAHLTEIAAELKRERGTPPIPYRAVKIEYLKERPEVLDLYALTRALLHPADRVAWLAVLRAPWCGLELAELHLLAGKDDPALFRKSIEELIVSRGQDLSEDSCQRLMRIWPVLQTAFAQRLRISLSQLVERTWRSLGGDLSLTREQRTNARMYFTLLDDLERHGAVDLSELDTRISSLHAETPATPGAVDLMTIHGAKGLEWDLVLIPSLERKSGISTARLLTWNEITGTAEHAASVLLAPIAGKGESSEALNKWLNSIQNVREQAEARRLFYVACTRAREELHLFASPEQKKDGGIKCNIGSLLQAAWPAAERHFVQAGSESSTTPVIPFPQPESDGAILTSLAAEADEPRRSILHRLPLNVSPGAQLRAVISWKPAATSSAAAAFKRPEGPFDARALGTAVHAFMELLAEEIAAGCVPQDLLLQVGTWNPRIAKVLHSYGLSPQIAGQLSGQVKAALTSALRDPVGLWILGSHMQAFSEQALTSWQEDITNLRLDRVFRAGPEPFIPGDSCTWVVDYKTTPCRDADVEKFLSHEQEKYAAQLETYGKTILAGRSAAFIRLGLYYPMIPAFRWWTMPDV, encoded by the coding sequence ATGAAGAAACGCCAGCCGGCTCTGGAAATGGGTGATCTCTTCGCATTTCCCTCCGAGTCCGTGGAAACTGAAACCGCATCGGCTCACCCACCTGATCACCTGGAGCGCGGACAAGCGCTCGACGTGACACGATCATGGATCGTGGAAGCGCCCGCAGGATCAGGTAAGACCGGGTTGCTCATCCAACGGTATCTTAAGCTGCTCGCCCTTCCATCGGTAGAGCAACCAGAACAGGTCCTCGCCATCACCTTTACCGTAAAGGCCGCAGGCGAGATACGCGATCGCGTATTGGAACAGCTACAGCAGGCAAAAGAGCCGACGGCTGGACTTCAGGAGTTCGAGCGCCACAGCCGTGAATTGGCTCTCGCTGTACTCGACCGGGACCGAATGTTCGGATGGGACCTCCTGGACCATCCCCGCCGATTCAACATCCGGACTATCGATTCTATCTGTTCGGAGATCAGCCGCAGCCTTCCTGTTCTCTCCGGCAGCGCTTCGCTCACTCCTGTCGAGGATGCCTCCGCGCTTTATCGCAAGGCCGCAGAACGGACCCTCCTGCAACTAGGCGGCGAGGATGACGCTCTCAATGACGCGCTCCGCACGGTCCTGCTTCATCGCGACGGCAATTTGTCACAGGTCCGCAACTTGCTTGCAGAGATGCTGAGTCTTCGCGATCAGTGGGGCCGCCTGGTCCCTCTGGGAAAGGAGATGCTCGAAGAGGATTATCTCGATCGCGAGGTCCTTCCTCAGATTGAGCGGACGCTTGTCCACGTCATCTGCCAGGAGCTCTCCCGTATCGCAAGGCTCTTTCCTGCGCCCCTGCTGCACGAGATATCAACGCTTGCTGCAGAGATGGGCAACCGCGATGGATACAAGGGGGAAAAATCTCCTATCGCAATCTGTGCACGACTCCATCATGCCCCAGGAGAAACCGCTGAGGATCTTGCGCACTGGAGGGCGCTGGCTCATCTTCTGGTCACCTCGAGCGGATGGCGTTCAAGTACCAGCAGACAACACGTTAAATTTGATATCGAGAAGGATCACGGAAAGCAACTCAAAGGAATCCTGGAGCAGCTTGCACCGCACCAGGAACTCTGTGACGCTCTGAAAAAACTTTCGACACTGCCGCCACCCCAATATCCGCAGAGTCAGTGGCGCATGGCGAAAGCGCTTTTCCGTATTCTGTATCGCGCATTGGCTGAGTTGCAGATCGTCTTCGCAGAACAGGAAGAGTGCGACTTTATTGAGCCGAGCCTCGTAGCACGCTCTGCTCTGCGAAATGAGGGAGTGGGGCTCGATGCCTCCATGGGAACGCAACTGCAACATTTGCTCGTCGATGAGATGCAGGACACCTCTACCAGTCAGTATGACCTGATCCAACTCCTGACCCAGGGTTGGGATGGGCACAGCCAGACGATCTTCCTTGTGGGTGATCCCAAACAATCTATTTATCTCTTTCGGCAGGCGCGTGTAGAACGATTCATTCAAACCATGCAGCAGCAGCAGCTTGGCGGCATCTCTCTTGGGCGCTTATATCTCACCGCCAATTTTCGCTCACAGGAGTTGCTGGTGCATTCCTTCAACGAGGACTTCTCCCGCCTGTTTCCCAAGGATGTAAGCGAAGATCGCCCGGATGAGGTTCCGTACGTCGCTGCTCATCCGGTGCGAGGACGATCCTCTGAGTCACAAAAGGTTGTCTGGCACACACAATCCCTGCCGTCCGATCTGAAGAAGGAGGACCGGAAGATCGCGCGGCGGCGACAGGCACAGCGCGAAGCCCTGCAGGTCAGAGCCATCATCGACCAGTGGCACGCCCGAGCTTCGGCAGAAGGGAGAGAGCCGGAAAAGATCGCCGTACTCGTCCGCAATCGCGCCCACCTTACGGAGATTGCCGCTGAGCTGAAGCGCGAGCGGGGGACGCCACCCATTCCCTACCGCGCCGTCAAAATCGAATACCTCAAAGAGCGCCCCGAGGTCCTGGACCTCTATGCGCTTACGCGCGCTCTTCTGCATCCCGCAGACCGCGTCGCCTGGCTGGCTGTGCTCAGGGCGCCGTGGTGTGGACTTGAACTCGCGGAGTTGCACCTGCTCGCGGGAAAAGATGATCCGGCTCTCTTCCGTAAATCGATCGAGGAACTAATCGTAAGCAGAGGGCAGGATCTCAGCGAGGATTCTTGCCAGAGGCTGATGCGCATTTGGCCTGTTCTGCAGACCGCGTTCGCACAGCGCCTTCGCATTTCCCTGTCGCAGCTTGTAGAACGCACCTGGCGATCTCTTGGAGGCGATCTTTCGCTTACCCGCGAGCAGCGTACCAACGCCAGAATGTACTTCACCCTGCTGGACGATCTTGAGCGGCACGGCGCCGTCGACCTTTCCGAGCTTGACACCCGAATCTCCTCGCTGCACGCAGAAACGCCGGCCACCCCCGGCGCTGTGGATCTGATGACAATCCATGGAGCGAAAGGATTGGAGTGGGATCTGGTGCTTATCCCTTCTCTCGAAAGAAAAAGCGGCATCAGCACAGCTCGCCTGCTCACATGGAATGAGATCACGGGCACAGCAGAGCACGCAGCATCGGTTTTACTGGCTCCCATCGCGGGAAAGGGCGAAAGTTCCGAGGCGCTCAACAAGTGGCTCAACAGCATTCAGAATGTTCGCGAACAAGCGGAGGCCCGCAGGCTCTTCTATGTTGCATGCACACGCGCGCGAGAAGAGCTACACCTCTTTGCCTCTCCCGAGCAGAAAAAAGACGGCGGCATCAAGTGCAACATCGGCAGCCTGCTGCAGGCAGCCTGGCCAGCCGCCGAACGACACTTTGTGCAGGCAGGCTCAGAATCTTCGACAACCCCTGTCATTCCATTCCCTCAGCCAGAGAGCGACGGTGCCATTCTGACAAGTCTTGCTGCAGAAGCCGATGAACCGAGGCGCTCGATTCTTCATCGCCTTCCACTGAACGTCTCGCCAGGAGCACAGCTCCGGGCCGTCATCTCATGGAAACCGGCCGCCACATCTTCGGCTGCTGCAGCCTTCAAGCGACCGGAAGGCCCATTCGATGCCCGCGCCCTGGGAACCGCGGTCCATGCCTTCATGGAACTCCTCGCCGAGGAAATCGCCGCAGGTTGCGTGCCCCAGGATCTACTCCTGCAGGTTGGCACATGGAATCCGCGCATTGCGAAGGTCCTGCACAGCTATGGTCTATCCCCTCAGATCGCAGGCCAACTCTCCGGGCAGGTCAAAGCAGCCCTTACCTCTGCGCTACGCGACCCTGTCGGGCTTTGGATCCTGGGCTCGCACATGCAGGCCTTCAGCGAGCAGGCTCTCACCTCATGGCAGGAAGACATTACAAATCTCCGCCTCGACAGGGTCTTTCGCGCCGGACCGGAGCCGTTCATCCCCGGAGACTCCTGCACGTGGGTCGTGGACTACAAGACCACGCCCTGCAGAGATGCCGATGTCGAAAAATTCCTCTCCCACGAACAGGAGAAATATGCGGCTCAACTGGAGACGTACGGAAAGACGATACTCGCAGGCAGGAGTGCAGCATTCATCCGGCTAGGTCTCTACTACCCAATGATTCCGGCCTTCCGTTGGTGGACAATGCCAGATGTTTAG